TTTGCCAATGCAATACAACATCCAAACCAcacaaaaagaaaattcctctgaaaataaagataattatattatccCTGGTTTATTCTGGGATCCAGCCtgtattattgtttaaGTTAcggaaaaaaataaatacattACGACATATAATAccttatatttttctctaGGGACTATATAgttttgttaaaaatattttattctttaactTTAGTATGGTGCTTAATATTACCATTTAATTCtagtaaataatttttaatgagTAAATTAGTGTCCAAAAACTATCATTAGTTAATTGTAGATCccacaaaataaaaaaattcttataTATGGATACtgaattatttcattttatacTCATAGCGATGACCGCTGTACAATATAGTGACCTACATTATAATGCTTAATCAAAAACCACTCTCTTATTGCTCATACTCCTCTAGTTTACCAGATTATTTCATGTCACCGCTAATAAAACAGATTTAGGTGGTATTGCTTCGCCTAATATAATGCCCTATCCCACACAATATT
This genomic stretch from Henningerozyma blattae CBS 6284 chromosome 1, complete genome harbors:
- the TBLA0A01750 gene encoding uncharacterized protein — its product is MQYNIQTTQKENSSENKDNYIIPGLFWDPACIIV